CTAGGCTACTGTAAGTAAAACAGGTTGTAACAaggtatttctacactgtggcattgctacttttacttgtaagtaAAATATTTGAGTACTTCGTCCACCACAGATTCACAGTAAAGTCATGCAGAATGGCCACTTTCAGAGTTAATATTGGCGTATATTACTGAGGCATTAAGCAGCATTTTATAGCCGGTCGAGGTAGAGCTAATCTTAACTACTTTTTGATAGTAATTAAATCCCTAACAATACATCATATCCTAGAAGCTGCCATGTTTTagatgtaaaatcttaatcgaCGGCTACTGTGAAATACACTTagttaagtaaaaagtacaatttcCCTCTTAAATGTAGTAGAAGTAGTAATATGAAGTTACATGGAAATACTCAACAAAGTACTTCAACCAAAGACATCATTCAACTATCGCTGTTTAAGAAAGTAAGAAACACATCAAATGTGAGAATGAGAATGATCTGCAtcacagagggagagaagagagaggcaaACAGAAGATTATCATCACCCTCGGGACAAAACATGTGTTTAGTTTTGCGCAAGGGTAACTGAGGAAACGAAATAAGTGAAGAGCAGAATACAAGCAGCAATAATTAAATGTACgccttccattttttttaaataccacCTTCATCTTGGGAATGTTTTGAACACATGTTAACATCGCCACCTTGTGGAGAGGGACAGACACGTCCAGCCTGTTTGTACACTGCTTTTGTTCTCATCAAAACGTTTTGTTTGTAATGTCAATATCCCCATATTTTCAAACATGGTCTCATCTTATTTGCCTAAACAGGAGGAAAAAAGAGACTTGGCAGCCTGTAATGTAAAGGCTCCAGTTGCCACACCCAGTCTCCCATGCACAATATAAATGAATTGGTgtctgtgtgacagtgtgtaaATGAGTGAATTTAGGATGAACCACCCAGGGACTCATGTGGTCAGTtagtccagcagcagcagcagcagcagcagcagcagcagcggggtCTGGGCTGTTGTGTCACTGCACATTAGAGCAGTGTGCTGGGCTCCGTTGAAAGGGGGAGACAAGGTGTCTGAGCCACCCACCCATGCTCTTCTACAGCAGCTGTAATTATAAACAGCAGCACAATGACAGCTGGGGAGGCAGATGTCAACATCAACATTAGATTTCAATCAGCGTGCACTGTGTCACCACCCCTGAGGAATGAGGAGGTGTAAAAACTATGCTGCATGACAAAATCCCtcaaaaatggcagaaaactGTTCTAATTTGTATTTCCCAGTGATAGTTTCAGATGATGATGCGGCAGCGGCTGGATGTTGTGAAAATCCTGCTGATGAGCGTTCTAGCATTGAGCGAAGCCAGAAGATCTTTTTGGATGAAgtcttgtcagattgtttttGATGCCCTCTCTGTAGGGGAGAGCAGACTGGCTCCTTCGCTGCCCTCCAGGCGCAGGGGTGCAGTCTGGCTTTGGCATTTCACACTCACTCAGCAGTCAAGGCCTGTGACCGTTCGCAGACTTTACAACCAACTGTTCCCTCATACCCTCACCCCTGTTGTTGAGCCAATTATGAATATTCAGTTGCTATGAAAGTAATTCTGTCAGACATGCAACTGTCCAGCCAGATAGTGTCAGTGGTGTTGTTTGTAGTTTTTGAAGGGAGGATCTCTCAAGGACGTGACCGTTCTTCTCCTTCAGATTTTAGATATGTATGATGACAAAAACTGAGTGTAAGATGACCTAAATGCATTATGTTTGgctagttctttttttttttttattgtattcttTGATGACCCACACTGCTGCACTGGGTGACATATTGGTATTTGCTCAAATCTACAGAGATCAGCTGTTTTAGATGAGTTAGAAAAAATGCCAATATGTATTTGTAACcagacatttttcattttggtcTTTGTTGACAATACcataaatatagaatatcaccagccttatcctttaattAAACTGTATAATACATGATATATTGCATCACTATGGTTATACATTGCTGCATGTATtgctttataaaaaatattcagAATGTAGAAAACAGGGTTTTGAATAGGTTTGTTCGGTCCTGAAAAACACTGACTTTCTTTCTGTAGCTGTCGGGGAGACACCTATGTCTCTCCACTGTTACATCAACTTTTTGGTttagtgtgcatgtgtttgtctgAGTGCATAGCCATAATAGAAGGCAGGGAACATGCAGAGCCATTCAAGAGTTGACGTCTACTGGCAGTTACTAACCTTGGGTGAATTTCAGTTAATCCAGTGACTGTGATTGCCGTCTAATGTCTCCGTGTATTGCTGAGCAAAATGAAGAGTCTTTTCTCTCTTGTAAACTCCACAATAAGAAAAAATGCTGATGTAAAATCTCGCTGTATTACATATCATTTTTAATGTGTTGAAAACCCTTTCCAACAAAGTCAAGTCAAGCACAATGGTGCACATAAACACATGTTGAAAGTTCATGAGCTAATTCACTAGAGtaggaaagcaaaaaaaaaaaagtaatagcctacattaagcataccataaaaaaataatcaaatacaaaaacacaaataggcCACACAACATAAAAAGTGTCTATAAACAAGGTTAGACCGCTCAGAAAACACATTATCAGACATAATGACTTCTTTAGTGCTTAATGGGTAACATTTACAATGTTCATAAATGTTTGAAActgtagaaaaaaagagagacaagcATGAATTCAAATGTCTATATTTGTTTTGGTGTCAGTTCTAGGGATACTAAAGCAGTACCAACAGAGTAATATATTGAATTGAATGCTTCGTATGTAGATAAACGCCCATAAGTGGACACCATTCATTAAAATGAGGAACATAACATAATCTTTACATCAAAGTGTCCTCATTAGAACCGAGCAGCAGTTCAGCTGCATCCAGATGCTTCTTTCATGGCGATGATCAGTGGCTCCATGCTGAAGCATTTCTGGACCTGTGCTGTAGTTTCAGGAGCAAGGCTCCACTGTAAAACTCTATTAACATAATGACTTCCTGTTTAAGTGGATTGTGGTTCATGTATTGAAAAACAAACTCAGTTACAGTTGACACTTGACAAACTTTCTCTTCTGTTGAAAGTGATATTTCTTCTCGTATTTCTTTCTATTCACTTGATTGTAGCACCAGAGCTAAATGACAGAAGACGGAGATTTAAATGAGACGAAAAAGACATAATGCTGTATATATTtgataaataatatattataactgACTCCATGATGACACACTGTTTTGTTTTGGTTACATCAGCATTTTAGCATCGTCAGAAAATTTTCTTCTGTAGAAGTGGTGGTAAACAATAAGAAATATCACAAAAGATTCAAGTAAATTAAAAAGTTTTTCTCCTTGTCCAGCATAGAGCAAAATCCCTGTTTTTCTCACTGCAATTATGTGTCTGTCACTCTACCAATATGCTGCAGCACCAAAACCAACagtgtgaaaaataatttgtttttatgtatCCTCCATCTTAATGAATGATGTCAAGTTTGTCCGATTTGATgacaagtatttatttattgttttacagATAACATACTTCACAGGGTTACCTAAATCTCCTGACAGAACTCTCTTTTGACTCGTCGGAGACAGAGGGGAAGATGAACATACTTTTATCAAGCACACATTGTAAACAACTGAGCAATATTTAAGTCTAAATGGCGTACCATAGAATAGGTGAGAGACAACAAAATGTAAGTAAGAAGATGTGCCTCTTGCTTGCAAAGACAAGTTTCatttttacaaaacaaataatggtcactgacatatttttttaatttttttagtgGCTGAGAGGTAGAATGAAGTATTTTCAGTTAAAACcaatgatttgatttatttacttttataatATCATTTCGTCATTATGAGTGAAAACATTACGAGTAAATAAGCAACCCCAGCCCTCTGAATATAATGTGAAATCTGTACAAACGTCTTCATTGATTGCAGTATTGTTTCGATTTTTATTGTGAAACTTTTTGTTTGTATCCCAAATGTCCAACGTTATAAGCAGAGgaaatataactttttttttttctggttagGATTTCACAGTACCTCTCCAAACTGTGGGGCAGTGAATTCCTTTGTTTAATACTGTGAATAGCAAGGTCAGTCCATGTTCTTTGTAGATGAGGTGTAGAGATGGATATATTCAGTTGGAAGTATCCGAATGAACGCTTCCGGGTCCTTCTGTGGGCGATGTCACTGACGAAGGAGTCGGAGCATCTTGCCAGCCACCATTTGTCTGTGTAGATAAGACAGGACATAGTTAACTTTACGGTAAcacattatactgtataatacaAAATTGGCATAGAAGTGTCTTTAAGGATAAGGTTGTGactattctatatttttcttgcTGGCAGCAAATcccaaaaaccaaaacaaacaaccACTTGATCCTACTAACAAGTCTTGCCTGTGTAGACCTGATATAtcatattcctctgtgccatagaggtCCATTGTccaaaaagtattaaaaacacatcgGTGAGTCACAATGTTGGGCTGGACGCCATGTTTCTTCATTATCATGAACAACCGTTAAATAAACtgttgtttattttgagtcatccCACATACACCGTCCAACTGCTGTAAATACCCACTAAAGCACCAAATATGTATCAATCCGCCACTGAAAATAGTCCGCAACAAATGCGCCATTAACTTatgtttgagtaatgtttgtTAAAAACTAAAGTGACCAGCAGTTTTAGTACAAtactgagttgttttttttaaaatgcataatttatttataaaatattaccAGCCTTTTCCATTAAttgaaggaatagtttgacattttggaatatGCACTTTCTGGTTGAGAGTTAGATGCgatgattgataccactctcatatctatACGATAAATattgagctggagccaggagatGTTTAtctagtctttgtgctaagctaagctaaccatctcctggctgtagctacattttaaatggacaGACAAAGTATTGAGATCATGCCCCTTTGAGTCTTCCACTGTTCAAGTGGATCAATGACCCAACACAGTGGCGGGATATTGCTAACCCGGACATCTATACATATTTGATTGGATCACCAGGTATCGTTGGGCTAAGTGATGTCTGTAAATAACCAACATGTTAATAGCCAACTGTTTGATCTAGGCTGAGATTTAGTTGGAGATGACAGTCTGATGCTGCTATACTGTATGACTATACTGCAGCAGCCTCCCACTCAAGCTAGATATCCATCAGTAGTAACTGTCACCAGCATCATTTAGACATTTACCTCAAATGTagatatttatttgtttgtttcacaACCCGTGAAATAACAGCTTTTCGGCATTTTCCTGTTTCTCTCCCTTTGTTATGTGATTCTTTCCCCCAAAAGGGAGAGTGGACTTAACAGTTGGGGCTTGATGACGTGATGCTGGTCTGGTCTATGGGATTTTTTTGAGAATAACATAGGTATTGAATATCAGAATaacagccttatcctttaattaaaatgaatgaaacaGGGTATATTGCATCACTCTGGTCATGCGTTGCAgcatgtattgtttttttaaaaaaaattcagtatGTAGAAAACAGCTTCAATTTCAGATAGAAGGAGCTTTGAGTCGGTAATTTTGGTCCTAAAGTAATAAAAATACCACATAACTTCTATATTCAAATGCAATATGAAAGCTGCAAAGCTTCTTCAATAGCAGTGATTTCTGTCCAACTGCTACTTTACAGTCAGCACGAAAAACTGACAGACGCTGTTTTTAAGAGACTCTTCATTAAAAATATTATCGCGCCACTTCCCTCATTTTCCCCTGAAAATGGCTGACATAATGTGAGATAAACAGAAGAGATGAAACGCAGAATATGCAGACCTTTCATATATCCCCTGAGATGGTTGATAAAAGAATAAATcatcacaataaaaaaagagcTCTTTAAAATGGAGGCCTTCTCAAATCATGATAAAAGGTTGACTAAAGACCATTAAGGACATTAATTGCAATTTCCATGCTATTAGTGAGAGCTGGGGACGTGCTTTGGCAGCCTCTTATTTCCAAACCCTGTTATTTTGCGTTAAGACTGTCTGTCATCTTATTCAGAAacaagaggggaaaaaagaaagaatgagaaaaaaaaaacatttccagtCTCTGAGAGAGACAACACCCACCAGCAATTTGAGGGGTGTAATTGCTGTTCAAGGATAAAGAAGGAGAGGTGAACTATGGGAACTCAGTCAGTAGAtcttagagagaaaaaaaatatatcatctGGGCTAAATAAATACAAGCACCAACACTTCATCCACTAGCTTTACTTAAACActgcaatttcttttttaaagtgcaTTTATCATAAAAGAACTATAAGAGACCTCTATCATTATCACcaatataattgtttttcttttcttctaaaATAGGTATTTCTACTTGGGCTGGATGATGCAGCTGGAAATGTCACAAATGGTTTAATAACAATAAATGcaaattttttctttttaatacatCACCGCATGATATTTTAATTCCTCGTTGTGGCTCATTTCTGATTCATTTGTCCCGATTATTATAGCATGACTACTTAGAAACCTGTGCTCATTGATTGGTTAAACTTCTGGTTATATGCCATTGGTTGTTGTAGCTATCCTTAGTTTTGTAACTGTATTTTCTAATATGTAGCTGAAAATTACATATCTGTTtgtgaaacataaaaaaatgtgaaggcactattttgaatggaaaatataaaatattggaaagaaaaatcaataaatcacATAATAACTgataataaacctttttaattTTGGTTTAGCATATTTTGTTCAAATTGAGCAAGAACATATAGAATTTCTGGCTACCATCTTTGTTCGGATTAGGAAAAAGCATATTTTATGGATTCATTTTCATGGAGCAATATTTTTTCATACAGATGAAGACGAGAGTTTAAGGATTCTGGAAATACCTTCAGAGCAGGGGATTTACAcccaggctttttttttaaagctcacTTGGTATTTGACTCCAGTGACACATACTGGGCCTAGAGATTCACAAGAGTTTCATAATGTTGGTAATTCAATACATTTAGTTTAATTAGCACTTTTTATAAAAAGAAGATTTTGTCTGCCGTTACTAACACAGTGTATTTAATACCTATTGAGTCTGATGTATGTTGTTATGGCTTGATGCATTCATGTTCTTATTCATGTTCTTATTTTAGCACGAGGGGTGTTGCAGGCTTGGCTGTCAGTGCTGCTGTTCCTGTGGATGAATGATCTGACCAATGTGCTTGGACTGCTAGCCCAAAGCCCCGCTCTTTCTGTCCCTGTGACTGTCGTATTGATTCTGTTCAGCCCCGCGCAGCCTGTCGCTATGGATCttcatgctaacacactgcctCCAGTGTTGCCTGTCCCGCCCTGCCCAGCCCAGCATGGGGACCTAGAAAACTGGCCTAGCCTTTGACAGGCTAGTTAAAGAGTTATTTTAAGAATTAGCATCcgggaacttttttttttgtgaagccAGTCTTGGGAGGTATGACTTGTCCTATGGTGCCAATATGAGTGCAGCGTTGGGAGGGAGGATGACACCTGTGTCCTTGTTCCTGTCGACTGCAGGTGTCTCGCTAACGCTAATATCCTCCGACAGACCAGGAGTGTGTCCAGCTACTCAGCCTGCTAGCTGCCTCATTGCCTGCCACCTAGGGCACGACTGGAGCAGGGGGGCAACTGGCTGGACAACAGCCCAACCCCGGCAAACTCTGCTAAGTGGCATCCCAGTGTACACACAGAATTACACAATATGATACACATCCTGCAACTGCAAAGCAAGACAGCAAAGAAAACGGACATAAGGAGATTGTTTACAGGTCTTACGTTGATGCCCTGTGGACTGTACATCTGGCTGGCTGCGAGGCTGTCACTGTATCCTCCGGTCTGGCTGATAACATGGCGAAGGGTATCCACCTGGAACAGCggggacacacagacaaaaggcCTGGTCAGACAAAAGCTCTGGATAACAAAGACAGCCATGCACAAGGAAAGGTCAGTCTGATAGTAAAAGGGTACCATAAACAGGAAAAGGTTACAAACAGTGAATCTGAACGATTTGGCTGCTATTACAAGCTTGATAACAGAAGTTGcaaaaggacaaaaaaacaaGGATAATGACAAGAAGTAACTAATTATTAATGCATTCGTAGTTGTGGTTAAATAATACATCAAAACCAGATTTTAAAAATACTTTCTTCTACACTACTTACATTATTACTCACTGTATATGCAGACATAGAGGCTTTTTGATGACACAAATGCTCTGATAAATCTTCACATTGAAACATGTTTACTAATCGTGGCTGCCAATAAAAAGATGGTGTTACTGTGTATATTACATCCTTTTgttataaagttttttttgggAAGACCGCCATTTCCATGTTCTTCACAGATTCACTGGAGGCTGCTTTGTAGCTTTTGGCAAAGCTGCCTGTCAGGTTATGGATGAAAACACACCTGCCATATGGATTTCACAACAAATAAAACTACTCTCCTCAGCAGGTCAAAATTGTACTTTCTCTTTTTTGCGTTCTTTTAATTGTACAGCCCTAAGAGCGAAGCTattctgacatttttcaacaaaaaaaccTTTTAAAGGAACATGAGTTTCAATAATTAAAAGGCCAACCCTGAAGACCTCTTTAGCTCTTATAAGGGCCGCCCGATTTGCATATTCATGAACAACCCAAAGCATTTGGAGAGCTGATCTGAATAGAAAAGGGGGGATGGAGGGATAGAGAAATGATGCCAAAAGCACTGTAACCAAATGAGAATATCACCACGGGTGGTGATTCCTTAATCTACGGTGAGAGTTGTAACACTCAGGAAGACTGTGCTGGTCATCACTGTCCACTGGGGCAAGGTCAGGGAGCTCAAGTGCACCAGTGGCTATGTGAACTCTTGTCAGGAGCGCTGATGAGTGTTGCACCGTTTCCAAAACTGTCTGCAGTCGTCTACTCAACTGTGGGTTGACAATGGCTTCTACATTAATGTAAAGCTTTGGGCTAAGTGTAACCTTTGTTTCACTGTGTAGGTCAGGTTATTGTGGGCATCTGCACTTCCAGACTGGACATTTTATATGCAATCTCAAGAGTTTGTCAGCTTTCGGTCTCTAAGCTTGGAGAAGTGCCTACCTGGGATTGTATGTTGGCCCCAACCTGCCCCCCTTGGTACGAGTCCCCATTGAGGGACTGCACACTCATGAACAAGTCTCCGGAGTTTGACATGTTAAAAGAGCCAGCAGAACCTGAGAATACATAGaggcagagaagaagaaagagtaCAAGAGAGTAGgacaaagaaaagagaagagagagaaataggtAACAGGGAAGAAGAAAGGAACAGAAAAAAGGAGTTAAAAGGATCATGCATAAGCAAAAGTGCATTAAGTGGGTTAGTTTGGGAGGGCAGCAGGCATCGTGAAAAAGGCTTTTTTCTACAAACATGCACGCTACAGATGCAGTATgtgcaaattaaaatatcactgaaCCATCATTTACAAGGAAAAATCAACCAGCAAGAACCATGAGACAGATAATCATCATAAAACTGTTTAAGTCCAGTTAAAACAAGCCTTATGGATTATATTGTTGGTAAATGTCCATGATGCTAGTGTTTCATTAAGGAAGTAATAATTGATTTGCAGGAAGACCCAAAGAATCGTCTTCGTCCTTTAATGGAACCCAGCTCCCCAGATGTAAAGAGACCATCGTGTAACTTGATTTCAACACCCGGTCCTAATCCAATACAGTTGCGAAGTCTCTATATGACAAAAGACTCCGCTTGCCCTCTGAGCAGCTTAATGGCATGCACAGGGTCAACCGGACAAGAGGCAGGATAAATTAACGTCCACAAGACCAAGAGGTCAAtaacagagacggagagagtgagagagagaaaatgagtgAGAGAGGCAGACGGCAAAGGcacagaagaaagagaaaaaatggAACGAGAAGAGCGAGAATGCCACATTATATTACTGGGTTAGTTAAGGAGAAGAGGGGGCTTCTGTCAGTCTGCATGAAAAAGCACCAGAGACTGAATTCTTGAGTTGAGGCTCAGGTAAGAGAACATTACTGTGCTCTATCTTGTGCGTCTATCTGTATCTGCTCAGATATAACTGTAGAGCTCACCTGCTGAATTGGGAGTTGATGGGGAGTTTGCCTGGCTGCCGTGAGCAGACACACTGGTTGCACTGACTGCAGTCCGTGCTGCGTACATGTTGGCCTCTTCTTGGAACTTGCCAATGTTTTTCTTGTATCGGATTCTCTTGTTCCCAAACCAGTTTGATACCTGACACAATAGCAATGACAAGATGCAGTCGCTGAGTTAAAACACATGTAAGCGGATATCTATGCAAACAAACCAATGCAAGTCAAAGGAATACAATTTGGTAACATTAATTGCAGTGTTGAATATTAATACTCAATACCTAAGCATGGATTATGTTTCCTGCACCAGTAGCACACCACCTTTTTAGCACCAGCCCTCATGGCTGCTATGACATAATTGGACTTGCACTACACATTGCTGATCATCATTGCCTTGGTAAGTCTGGCCCCttcaaaatgcaaaacacaacaccaacatgaaaattgtttttttaaataataaagtatAAAGATCAGATCTATGGGGAAATATtactatattattctcactatatactatattatatactatattattctcatagtactgttttccatcaacctatatatatatatatatatatatatatatacacaaacataaACTGCTGCTTGCCTTGGACAGAACCCAAGCTGAGCATGCAAAAACAAGGATgaattgaaaaagtaaaaaaaaaaaaataccattcATAAAATACGTGCAAAAAAAGTCGGCCATTGTTGGCACATAAAGCATACACAAATGTTTGGTATCAAGTTATTATAAGTTGTGATTTCCTTCAGTCATTGTATTTAGTATCAATCTACCTGTCTATTGTTAAAAACACTTCAACTGGCCATAACCCCAGCATTGTTAACCCTAAATGTCATTATAACCTAAAATAATGTCAAGATTGCATTTCTTGTAAAACTCAGCTAACAGcaatgttgatttgtgttttacTAATTGACCCCCAATCAAAGTAAAATCTCAAATCTGGCAAGGCCTAGCTTGAGGGCACAGAGTGCCACTGATTTTGATGATGTTTGACCAAACGATTGACCTCACAATCTAAGTAGATCGCTTAGTTTCATCTGGTTACCTGTGAGACTGTGATGCTGCATTTCTTGGCCAGCTCTTCTTTGGCCTCCTCGCTGGGATAGGGGTTACTGAGGTGGGAGTAAAAGTACTCGTTTAGGATCTCTGTCGCCTGTTTGTTGAAGTTCCTCCTCTTTCGTCTGGACAGCCGGCAAAAAGGAAACAGAGTagagatttatatatatatataaaaaaaaaaattaataaaaaaaaaacttgttaaacAAATATAATCATTCTTCATTTGCACCTTAATTTACCAGGATAGTTTAGTTTATCTGAACAGTGCTGAAACTTGAATAATTAAAAGCTAGTTAAAAggcatttagaaaaaaagaaccaaagGGATAGCAAAACAAATCCAGGTAACAGAATCACatggcaacaaaaatacataaacctttaaaaaaaaaaaaaaaaaaaaaaaaaaatacattttggagtATGAGAACTAAAGGAAAGTTTTGATACATTTTGTCGACCAAATGGGCACACACAGACCTGGCATCAAGGAAGCGTGAGCGCAGGATCATGACGGCCTCGCAGGTGCTCTGTTTCAGCTGCATCTGGATGGAGCTGAACTTGCGGTGGATGATGCTGACCATGCGCTCGATCTCTTTGGGCGAGATGGGTCGTGTGCGAGACTGCTCCCTCAGCAGGTTCATCACATGGGTGGTGAACTCATTGCACGCCTggatgcacagacagacagggttcATAAAAAGAAGAACTATCATGGAGGCTCAACAGCTTCACACAGAACAAAAGGGTGA
This Sander lucioperca isolate FBNREF2018 chromosome 9, SLUC_FBN_1.2, whole genome shotgun sequence DNA region includes the following protein-coding sequences:
- the pbx1a gene encoding pre-B-cell leukemia homeobox 1a isoform X1 is translated as MDEQPRLMHSHGVGMAGHPGLAQHMQDGTAGTDGEGRKQDIGDILQQIMTITDQSLDEAQARKHALNCHRMKPALFNVLCEIKEKTVLSIRGAQEEEPPDPQLMRLDNMLLAEGVAGPEKGGGSAAAAAAAAATGGIGADNSAEHSDYRAKLSQIRQIYHTELEKYEQLDIVPTGGGYGQRQNFKKNACNEFTTHVMNLLREQSRTRPISPKEIERMVSIIHRKFSSIQMQLKQSTCEAVMILRSRFLDARRKRRNFNKQATEILNEYFYSHLSNPYPSEEAKEELAKKCSITVSQVSNWFGNKRIRYKKNIGKFQEEANMYAARTAVSATSVSAHGSQANSPSTPNSAGSAGSFNMSNSGDLFMSVQSLNGDSYQGGQVGANIQSQVDTLRHVISQTGGYSDSLAASQMYSPQGINTNGGWQDAPTPSSVTSPTEGPGSVHSDTSN
- the pbx1a gene encoding pre-B-cell leukemia homeobox 1a isoform X2 is translated as MDEQPRLMHSHGVGMAGHPGLAQHMQDGTAGTDGEGRKQDIGDILQQIMTITDQSLDEAQARKHALNCHRMKPALFNVLCEIKEKTVLSIRGAQEEEPPDPQLMRLDNMLLAEGVAGPEKGGGSAAAAAAAAATGGIGADNSAEHSDYRAKLSQIRQIYHTELEKYEQACNEFTTHVMNLLREQSRTRPISPKEIERMVSIIHRKFSSIQMQLKQSTCEAVMILRSRFLDARRKRRNFNKQATEILNEYFYSHLSNPYPSEEAKEELAKKCSITVSQVSNWFGNKRIRYKKNIGKFQEEANMYAARTAVSATSVSAHGSQANSPSTPNSAGSAGSFNMSNSGDLFMSVQSLNGDSYQGGQVGANIQSQVDTLRHVISQTGGYSDSLAASQMYSPQGINTNGGWQDAPTPSSVTSPTEGPGSVHSDTSN
- the pbx1a gene encoding pre-B-cell leukemia homeobox 1a isoform X4 translates to MDEQPRLMHSHGVGMAGHPGLAQHMQDGTAGTDGEGRKQDIGDILQQIMTITDQSLDEAQARKHALNCHRMKPALFNVLCEIKEKTVLSIRGAQEEEPPDPQLMRLDNMLLAEGVAGPEKGGGSAAAAAAAAATGGIGADNSAEHSDYRAKLSQIRQIYHTELEKYEQACNEFTTHVMNLLREQSRTRPISPKEIERMVSIIHRKFSSIQMQLKQSTCEAVMILRSRFLDARRKRRNFNKQATEILNEYFYSHLSNPYPSEEAKEELAKKCSITVSQVSNWFGNKRIRYKKNIGKFQEEANMYAARTAVSATSVSAHGSQANSPSTPNSAGGYPSPCYQPDRRIQ